One Amaranthus tricolor cultivar Red isolate AtriRed21 chromosome 1, ASM2621246v1, whole genome shotgun sequence DNA window includes the following coding sequences:
- the LOC130811182 gene encoding cytochrome P450 CYP94D108-like, whose product MEITLINLSITLFLIPLLYFIYSSSKSNPNKFGFQRNPILGSIPDFLANRFRFLEWSTHILSSHPNHTAVFYRPIGGTHGVLTADPTNVEHILKTRFENYPKGPRFLCILHDFLGSGIFNADGSVWRIQRKTASFAFNMRTLKKFLLNSVQVEIISRLNPILEEASNSNRILDLQDVLERFAFDNVCKLAFSVDPGCLNGSGLYESHFMRAFNEATEISSGRFLYALPMLWKLKRFFNFGLEKKLKETVKTIHEFADKIIRLRLKDRKSKKNSYNDLLSRFLDNIHDSNELSFSSRLRSTKYLRDVVISVILAGKDTTSTGLSWLFWLLSNNPHVIDKIRSEIYHIRVNTNKHVGCTFDHDELNKMHYLHAVISESLRLYPPVPVDTKACLEDDILPCGTKVKKGWFVMYHTYAMGRMDTTWGKDCYEFIPERWLENGIYKPENTFRYPVFHAGPRLCLGKEMAYIQMKSIVASVVEQYDVEVLEKEKCPAYVLSLTLRMKNGLRVRLKKRNFV is encoded by the coding sequence ATGGAAATTACTCTTATTAATCTCTCAATCACCCTCTTCTTAATTCCCTTACTCTATTTCATCTACTCCTCCTCTAAATCAAATCCTAACAAATTCGGGTTTCAAAGAAACCCTATTTTAGGCTCAATCCCTGATTTTCTAGCCAATCGTTTCCGTTTTCTCGAATGGTCTACTCATATTTTATCTTCTCATCCTAACCACACAGCTGTCTTTTATCGACCTATTGGTGGGACCCATGGTGTCTTAACCGCGGATCCCACCAATGTTGAGCACATTTTAAAAACCCGATTTGAAAACTACCCTAAAGGGCCTCGTTTTTTGTGTATTCTCCATGATTTTTTGGGTTCGGGTATTTTCAATGCGGATGGATCCGTTTGGAGGATCCAACGAAAGACGGCTAGTTTTGCATTTAATATGCGAACCCTAAAAAAGTTTTTACTAAATTCAGTTCAAGTTGAGATAATATCTCGACTAAACCCTATTTTAGAGGAAGCTTCTAATTCAAATCGGATCTTGGATCTACAAGATGTTTTGGAGCGGTTTGCATTTGATAATGTGTGTAAATTGGCTTTTAGTGTAGACCCGGGTTGCTTAAATGGGTCGGGTTTGTATGAGTCCCATTTTATGCgggcttttaatgaagctaccGAGATTAGTTCGGGTCGTTTCTTGTATGCATTACCCATGTTGTGGAAATTAAAAaggttttttaattttggattaGAGAAAAAGTTAAAGGAAACAGTTAAAACAATTCATGAGTTTGCGGATAAGATTATACGGTTAAGATTAAAAGatagaaaatcaaagaaaaatagTTATAATGATTTATTATCCCGATTTCTTGATAATATACATGATAGTAACGAGTTGAGTTTTAGTTCGCGTTTGCGTTCAACTAAATATTTAAGGGATGTCGTTATAAGTGTTATCTTAGCAGGAAAAGATACCACGTCTACGGGTTTAAGTTGGCTTTTTTGGTTATTGTCTAACAATCCTCATGTCATTGATAAAATTCGATCTGAAATTTATCATATTCGAGTAAACACTAATAAGCATGTGGGATGTACATTTGATCATGATGAGTTAAACAAAATGCATTATTTGCATGCAGTAATATCGGAATCTTTACGATTATACCCGCCTGTTCCCGTAGACACAAAGGCATGTTTGGAAGACGATATATTACCATGTGGGACTAAGGTTAAAAAGGGTTGGTTTGTTATGTACCATACGTATGCAATGGGACGTATGGATACTACTTGGGGGAAAGATTGTTATGAGTTTATACCTGAAAGATGGTTAGAAAACGGGATTTATAAACCGGAAAATACATTTAGATACCCGGTTTTTCATGCCGGGCCAAGGCTTTGTTTGGGTAAAGAAATGGCTTATATTCAAATGAAGTCCATAGTGGCTAGTGTTGTGGAACAATATGATGTCGAGGTGTTAGAAAAAGAAAAGTGTCCTGCCTATGTATTGTCATTAACACTAAGGATGAAGAATGGTTTGCGGGTGAGATTAAAGAAGAGAAATTTCGtataa